In one window of Mytilus galloprovincialis chromosome 6, xbMytGall1.hap1.1, whole genome shotgun sequence DNA:
- the LOC143079136 gene encoding nucleoredoxin-like: MEKIIDLFGEKVKGKNGDVAVKDLCGEKKLIGVYFSAHWCPPCRAFTPHLAKKYETWKKAGHPFEIIFVSSDRDQSSFDDYYKEMPWLTVPYDDEERRNKLSETFEVQGIPTLSIVCGKTGTVISEDASEDVGESDEFPKTWNTDPVNIKELIGDKVKGKDGAVDTSSFTGEGKVVGLYFSAHWCPPCRGFTPVLAKKYEDWKKAGANNFEIVFISSDRDEASFNDYFKEMPWLAMDFEKRDLKATCSSKFGVSGIPTLIILNGNTGEIIDKNGRASVQSSESFPAAWNV; the protein is encoded by the exons ATGGAGAAAATAATTGACCTGTTTGGTGAGAAAGTCAAAGGCAAGAATGGAGATGTTGCTGTAAAAGATCTATGTGGTGAAAAGAAACTTATAG GTGTTTATTTTTCTGCACATTGGTGTCCACCTTGCCGTGCCTTTACACCACATTTGGCCAAGAAATATGAGACATGGAAGAAAGCTGGTCATCCATTTGAAATCATCTTTGTTAGTTCCGACAGGGACCAGTCGAGTTTTGACGATTATTACAAAGAAATGCCTTGGTTAACAGTTCCATATGACGACGAAGAACGAAGG AACAAGTTGTCTGAAACGTTTGAAGTGCAGGGTATACCTACATTATCAATTGTATGTGGAAAAACTGGTACTGTCATCAGCGAGGACGCTTCAGAAGACGTAGGAGAAAGTGATGAGTTTCCTAAAACGTGGAATACAGATCCGGTTAATATCAAAG AATTAATTGGTGATAAAGTGAAGGGAAAAGATGGAGCTGTAGATACCAGTTCTTTTACCGGAGAAGGCAAGGTTGTCG GTTTGTACTTTTCCGCCCATTGGTGTCCACCATGTCGTGGATTCACACCAGTTCTGGCAAAGAAGTACGAAGACTGGAAAAAAGCTGGCGCCAACAACTTTGAGATTGTGTTCATAAGTTCTGATCGTGATGAAGCTAGTTTTAATGACTATTTTAAAGAAATGCCATGGCTAGCAATGGATTTCGAAAAAAGAGATTTGAAG GCTACCTGCAGTAGTAAGTTTGGAGTGAGTGGTATTCCAACTTTGATCATCTTAAACGGTAACACAGGagaaataatagataaaaatggcCGTGCTAGTGTTCAATCATCAGAATCATTCCCAGCTGCATGGAACGTATAA